The Candidatus Eisenbacteria bacterium genome has a window encoding:
- a CDS encoding GspH/FimT family pseudopilin, producing MRPCSSRGFTFVEMMVVLAIVALGAALAVPAIDAGLDAREVRRAARQIAATMNYCRREAVATGSMRRMRISPDDNRIEADDGSRWAVLTERALIERIDGGWDAGFGKYDLAFFPNGSTSGAEVVVVSRRDRSRNRLRLVLDPLVGTVRVEDAG from the coding sequence ATGCGTCCTTGCTCCTCGCGCGGGTTCACCTTCGTCGAGATGATGGTCGTCCTCGCCATCGTCGCGCTCGGCGCGGCGCTGGCGGTGCCGGCCATCGACGCGGGGCTCGACGCGCGCGAGGTCCGGCGCGCGGCGCGGCAGATCGCGGCGACGATGAACTACTGCCGGCGCGAGGCGGTCGCGACGGGCAGCATGCGCCGCATGCGGATCAGCCCGGACGACAATCGCATCGAGGCGGACGACGGCTCGCGGTGGGCCGTCCTCACCGAGCGCGCGCTCATCGAGCGCATCGACGGCGGCTGGGACGCGGGCTTCGGGAAGTACGATCTGGCCTTCTTTCCGAACGGCAGCACGAGCGGAGCCGAGGTCGTCGTCGTCAGCCGGCGCGATCGGAGCCGCAACCGGCTACGGCTCGTGCTCGACCCGCTGGTGGGGACCGTCCGGGTCGAGGACGCGGGGTGA
- a CDS encoding type II secretion system protein, with protein sequence MRAASRGFTLLEIAVAIAILGTGVVTLQQIYQGSLRLQERASRHSRAVLHARAAIDSLLFQRGVSDMNKEETTKEGFKTHYLVRDATPEEGGETPEQRENDPIGQKLKYVEVTVTWQDGAGAKDYTLRSLRMSHDDDEDEPK encoded by the coding sequence ATGCGCGCGGCGAGCCGCGGGTTCACGCTCCTCGAGATTGCAGTGGCGATCGCGATCCTCGGCACGGGGGTCGTGACCCTCCAGCAGATCTACCAGGGGAGCCTGCGCCTGCAGGAGCGGGCGTCCCGGCACAGCCGGGCCGTGCTGCACGCCCGGGCGGCGATCGACAGCCTGCTCTTCCAGCGCGGCGTCTCCGACATGAACAAGGAGGAGACGACCAAGGAGGGATTCAAGACCCACTACCTCGTGCGTGACGCCACCCCCGAAGAGGGCGGCGAGACGCCGGAGCAGCGCGAGAACGACCCGATCGGACAGAAGCTCAAGTACGTCGAGGTCACGGTGACCTGGCAGGACGGTGCCGGCGCCAAGGACTACACGCTCCGTAGTCTCCGGATGTCGCACGACGACGACGAGGACGAGCCCAAGTGA
- a CDS encoding prepilin-type N-terminal cleavage/methylation domain-containing protein, protein MTPRRMQRQAGFTLLEVIIAMTVLALVAGICYAAFHLGIRAVERGEAAVVTAQRLRVATDVMIRQVKSTVAQPALVDEDTYPYCVGSPTSFSFVTTAGQLSGGGRARVTYRLNPDPPQLVLEESPHFTADSLGSGTPEAGEPHTAVLLDGFKTLAFHYLYDDGSESEWRSSWDCVAEEVLPNAIRIEIEGLAGLEEGEWGQEIPIMAGAFGEGGLELGGENDVAECDELGAGGGPGEGGTPGSGGTAGSGKAGNGHGGGGGGTGDGDNEDDGGDEE, encoded by the coding sequence GTGACCCCTCGCCGGATGCAGCGGCAGGCCGGTTTCACGCTGCTCGAGGTCATCATCGCGATGACCGTGCTCGCGCTCGTGGCCGGTATCTGCTACGCCGCGTTTCATCTCGGGATTCGGGCCGTGGAGCGGGGGGAAGCGGCGGTCGTGACGGCGCAGCGGCTGCGAGTGGCGACGGACGTGATGATCCGACAGGTGAAATCCACCGTCGCTCAGCCGGCGCTCGTCGACGAGGACACCTACCCCTACTGCGTGGGCTCCCCGACGTCGTTCAGCTTCGTCACGACGGCCGGGCAGCTCTCGGGGGGTGGCCGCGCCCGGGTCACCTATCGGCTGAACCCGGACCCGCCGCAGCTCGTGCTCGAGGAATCGCCGCACTTTACGGCCGACAGCCTGGGCAGCGGGACGCCCGAGGCCGGCGAGCCACACACGGCGGTCCTGCTCGACGGCTTCAAGACGCTGGCCTTCCACTACCTCTACGACGACGGCTCCGAATCGGAGTGGAGGAGCTCGTGGGACTGCGTCGCGGAGGAGGTGCTGCCGAACGCCATCCGGATCGAGATCGAAGGCCTCGCGGGGCTCGAGGAAGGCGAGTGGGGGCAGGAGATTCCGATCATGGCGGGCGCCTTCGGCGAGGGCGGGCTCGAGCTGGGTGGCGAGAACGACGTCGCGGAGTGCGACGAGCTCGGAGCCGGTGGCGGCCCCGGCGAGGGCGGGACCCCCGGCAGCGGCGGCACGGCGGGCTCGGGCAAGGCCGGCAACGGGCACGGCGGTGGCGGCGGCGGTACGGGCGACGGCGACAACGAGGACGACGGGGGCGACGAAGAGTGA